In Herpetosiphonaceae bacterium, one genomic interval encodes:
- a CDS encoding efflux RND transporter periplasmic adaptor subunit, whose product MIKQLQRIAPVLMVALALSACAGGPPANPADSETTTVRRGDLKVTVSSSGTVQPLQSADLTFGVTGVGTVEKIFVTEGQSVKQGQELAALDPRDLEQQVLQAEANLKSAQARLEQARSGNATEQDLAAQQAAVAAANAQLDKARTGNATKADIAGAEAAVRNAQAGLTRARTGNITPADIANAEAAVRAAEAGLQRARTGNITPADIANAEAAVRAAEAQLAAAQRGPSPDQVSAAQARLTQAQQSYQKTAAATSANKSSAQQSMEQAADAVRLAQNTYSSAYWDNQQAQSGIDPKTGQPFSTSAAEDLAKQQYAEVLQTAELQLRQAESRLEQARIAYDNARQQEINDVATAQAQVDDAQTQLNELLKGPKDTSVAQAQAQLDQARAQLQKLRQGGSAADVASAQAQLDQARAQLQKLRQGGTAADIAAARAQVDQAQAQAQKLRQGGSAADIAAAQAQVDQAQAQLDKLSAGASVSDVSIAEAGVSQAQAQLNAAKLSRDKAVLRAPFDGVITTVNISIGDSATTTGASGAPMTVVDDSKLYLDVNVSERDVAQLRKGQAAQVVIDALGTGIITGTVSYIAPAATVVQNVTTYRVRVDLPKQNEAIRVGMNASVEIATLEQKSVLIIPASAIRSVGTRRFVRLKQGTGFVDREIRVGLSNDIEAEVIDGLREGDQIAVLGSAPTAQQ is encoded by the coding sequence ATGATCAAGCAGTTACAACGGATAGCTCCAGTGCTGATGGTGGCACTTGCGTTAAGCGCGTGTGCAGGTGGTCCACCGGCCAATCCTGCCGACTCTGAGACAACGACCGTCCGGCGCGGCGATCTTAAGGTAACGGTCAGCAGCAGCGGCACGGTGCAGCCGTTACAGTCTGCCGATCTGACCTTTGGCGTGACCGGCGTGGGCACGGTCGAGAAGATCTTTGTGACGGAAGGCCAGTCGGTCAAGCAGGGCCAGGAGCTGGCAGCGCTCGATCCGCGCGATCTGGAGCAGCAGGTGTTGCAGGCGGAGGCTAATCTCAAGAGCGCTCAGGCGCGGCTGGAGCAGGCCAGGAGCGGCAATGCCACGGAGCAAGATCTGGCCGCGCAGCAGGCGGCTGTAGCAGCCGCCAACGCGCAGCTCGACAAAGCCCGCACCGGCAATGCGACCAAAGCCGATATTGCCGGCGCCGAGGCCGCCGTCCGCAACGCGCAGGCGGGCCTGACCCGCGCGCGGACGGGCAACATCACACCCGCCGACATCGCGAACGCCGAGGCCGCCGTGCGCGCCGCCGAGGCCGGGCTGCAACGCGCGCGGACGGGCAACATCACGCCCGCCGACATCGCGAACGCCGAAGCCGCCGTGCGCGCCGCCGAGGCACAGCTTGCGGCAGCCCAGCGCGGCCCATCGCCCGATCAGGTCAGCGCGGCCCAGGCGCGGCTCACGCAGGCGCAGCAGAGCTACCAGAAAACGGCGGCGGCGACCTCGGCCAATAAGTCGTCGGCGCAGCAGAGCATGGAGCAGGCGGCGGATGCCGTGCGGCTGGCCCAGAATACCTACAGCAGCGCCTACTGGGACAATCAGCAGGCGCAGAGCGGCATCGATCCCAAGACCGGACAGCCTTTTAGCACCAGCGCCGCCGAGGATCTCGCCAAACAGCAGTACGCCGAGGTGCTGCAAACCGCCGAGCTGCAACTGCGGCAGGCCGAGTCGCGGCTGGAGCAGGCCAGGATCGCCTATGACAACGCCAGGCAGCAAGAGATCAACGATGTTGCCACCGCACAGGCGCAGGTTGACGACGCGCAGACGCAGCTCAACGAGCTGCTGAAAGGTCCCAAGGATACATCGGTCGCGCAGGCGCAGGCGCAGCTCGATCAGGCGCGGGCACAGTTGCAGAAGCTCAGGCAGGGCGGCAGCGCGGCAGATGTGGCATCGGCCCAGGCGCAGCTCGATCAGGCGCGGGCACAGTTGCAGAAGCTCAGGCAGGGCGGGACCGCCGCCGATATTGCCGCCGCACGCGCCCAGGTGGATCAGGCCCAGGCGCAGGCGCAGAAGCTCAGGCAGGGCGGCAGCGCTGCCGACATCGCGGCGGCTCAGGCGCAGGTGGATCAGGCCCAGGCGCAGCTCGATAAGCTGTCGGCGGGCGCGTCGGTTTCGGATGTCAGCATCGCCGAGGCCGGAGTCAGCCAGGCGCAGGCGCAGTTGAACGCCGCCAAGCTGAGCCGCGACAAGGCGGTGCTGCGCGCGCCCTTCGACGGCGTTATCACCACGGTGAATATCTCGATCGGCGATAGCGCCACGACGACCGGAGCGAGCGGCGCGCCGATGACGGTTGTGGACGATAGCAAGCTCTATCTCGATGTCAACGTCAGCGAGCGGGATGTCGCTCAGCTCCGCAAAGGCCAGGCGGCGCAGGTGGTGATCGATGCGCTCGGCACCGGGATCATCACCGGCACGGTCAGCTATATCGCGCCAGCCGCTACGGTGGTCCAGAATGTGACGACCTACCGAGTGCGGGTCGATCTGCCGAAGCAGAATGAGGCGATCCGCGTGGGCATGAACGCCTCGGTCGAGATCGCGACGCTGGAGCAGAAGAGCGTGCTGATCATTCCGGCCAGCGCTATTCGCAGCGTCGGCACTAGGCGCTTCGTGCGGCTCAAGCAGGGCACCGGCTTCGTGGACCGTGAGATTCGCGTCGGGCTGAGCAACGACATCGAGGCGGAAGTGATCGACGGCCTGAGGGAAGGCGACCAGATAGCCGTGCTCGGCTCGGCTCCGACGGCCCAGCAGTAG